CGTCACCGACCTTGACCTGATAGGAGGGAATGTTGACGGTCTGACCGTTAACGGTGATCGACTTGTGGGAGACCAGCTGGCGCGATTCCGCGCGAGTGGCGCCGAAGCCCATGCGATACACCACGTTGTCCAGACGGCATTCGAGCAGTTGCAGCAGGTTTTCACCGGTAGCGCCCTTGCGACGGGCAGCTTCCTGGTAGTAACCAGCGAACTGACGCTCGAGCACGCCATAGATACGGCGGACTTTCTGCTTTTCACGCAGCTGCAGACCGTAGTCGGACAGACGACCGCGACGCTGGCCGTGTTGACCAGGAACGGTTTCCAGCTTGCACTTCGAGTCGAGGGCACGAGCGCCGCTCTTCAGGAAGAGATCAGTGCCTTCGCGGCGGGACAGTTTGCACTTGGGACCAATGTAACGAGCCATTTCTCACTGTCTCCTATTACACGCGACGCTTCTTCGGCGGACGGCACCCGTTGTGCGGGATGGGCGTCACGTCGGTGATGCTGGCGATTTTGTAACCACAGGCGTTCAGGGCACGAACAGCGGACTCACGGCCGGGGCCGGGACCTTTGACGTTCACGTCCAGATTCTTCAGACCATATTCCAGAGCGGCTTGGCCGGCACGTTCGGCTGCAATCTGGGCAGCGAACGGGGTGCTCTTACGGGAGCCACGGAAGCCGGAGCCACCGGAGGTCGCCCAGGACAAAGCGTTGCCCTGACGATCGGTGATGGTCACGATGGTGTTGTTGAAAGAGGCGTGGATATGGGCGATGCCATCAACCACTGTCTTTTTGACTTTCTTACGAGGACGAGCAGCAGGTTTTGCCATGACTAGATTCCTGTCGATTCGCGGATGCGATTACTTGCGGATCGGCTTGCGCGGGCCCTTACGGGTACGGGCATTGGTCTTGGTGCGCTGACCACGGACCGGCAGACCACGGCGGTGACGCAGACCGCGGTAGCAACCCAGATCCATCAGGCGCTTGATGTTCATGTTGATTTCGCGGCGCAGGTCACCCTCGGTGAGGATTTTGGCGACCTCGTTACGCAGCTGATCGACCTGCTCGTCGCTCAGTTCTTTGATCTTGGCGGTCGGCTCGATGCCGGTGGCCGCGCAGATCTTCTGAGAGGTGGTG
The window above is part of the Pseudomonas oryzihabitans genome. Proteins encoded here:
- the rpsK gene encoding 30S ribosomal protein S11; translated protein: MAKPAARPRKKVKKTVVDGIAHIHASFNNTIVTITDRQGNALSWATSGGSGFRGSRKSTPFAAQIAAERAGQAALEYGLKNLDVNVKGPGPGRESAVRALNACGYKIASITDVTPIPHNGCRPPKKRRV
- the rpsD gene encoding 30S ribosomal protein S4 — encoded protein: MARYIGPKCKLSRREGTDLFLKSGARALDSKCKLETVPGQHGQRRGRLSDYGLQLREKQKVRRIYGVLERQFAGYYQEAARRKGATGENLLQLLECRLDNVVYRMGFGATRAESRQLVSHKSITVNGQTVNIPSYQVKVGDVVAVREKAKNQLRIAQALELCGQRGRVEWVEVSTEKKEGTFKSVPARGDLSADINENLIVELYSK
- the rpsM gene encoding 30S ribosomal protein S13 gives rise to the protein MARIAGVNIPDNKHTVISLTYIYGVGRTTSQKICAATGIEPTAKIKELSDEQVDQLRNEVAKILTEGDLRREINMNIKRLMDLGCYRGLRHRRGLPVRGQRTKTNARTRKGPRKPIRK